A region from the Arachis ipaensis cultivar K30076 chromosome B01, Araip1.1, whole genome shotgun sequence genome encodes:
- the LOC107624490 gene encoding DNA-(apurinic or apyrimidinic site) lyase 2, with amino-acid sequence MKIVTYNVNGLRQRIAQFGSLRNLLNSFDADIICFQETKLRRQELTADLVMAHGYESFFSCSRSSQKGRTGYSGVITFCRVKLAFASGEVALPVSAEEGFTGLMGNSEACKVELPFLAEDIEEFSQDELLSVDSEGRCVITDHDHFVLFNVYGPRAGGDDEERIQFKQKFYQILQKRWESLLHMGRRIIVVGDLNIAPSAIDRCDAGPEFDNNEFRRWFRSILLENGGQFSDVFRTKHPDKREAYTCWSQSTGAEVFNFGSRIDHILCAGSCLHESDDMQCHSFVRCHVQECDILTQYKRAKPESILSAHRWKGGRSIKLEGSDHAPVFMTLVDIPDVSLHSTPSLSSRYVPMVHGLQQTIVSVLMKRQVSEGIEEPVEKTGLPAMFPCDNSNYPPSQGSEGSILEFNDTCGSSSQEAVSKSGSEYTKSITMQCNVSKKKARNQWSQLSLMSFFKKSSNIENGADDSCTDNSDNKTETSQPDPCELETQSVCDNSDSPKQCRLDTDACDQNLAKLTESSIKKEKSNMASLEWQRIHQLMQNSIPLCKGHKEPCVARVVKKQGPNCGRRFYVCSRAEGPSSNPEANCGYFKWAASKSRNEKSSH; translated from the exons atgaagaTAGTGACGTACAACGTGAACGGCCTTCGGCAGCGCATAGCGCAGTTCGGTTCTCTTCGGAATCTTCTCAACTCTTTCGACGCCGACATCATTTGCTTCCAGGAGACGAAGCTCCGCCGTCAAGAACTCACCGCCGATCTCGTCATGGCCCACGGTTATGAATCCTTCTTCTCCTGCTCCCGCTCCTCCCAGAAAGGCCGTACCGGCTATTCCG GTGTCATCACATTTTGTCGTGTGAAGTTGGCATTTGCAAGTGGTGAAGTAGCCTTGCCAGTATCAGCAGAAGAAGGCTTCACTGGTCTTATGGGAAACTCCGAAGCTTGCAAAGTCGAATTACCTTTCCTAGCGGAAGATATTGAGGAATTTTCACAAGATGAGCTTCTTAGTGTTGATAGCGAAGGGCGATGCGTTATCACTGATCACGATCACTTTG TTCTTTTCAATGTGTATGGACCAAGAGCCGGAGGTGATGACGAAGAAAGGATTCAGTTTAAACAAAAATTTTACCAGATATTACAG AAAAGATGGGAGTCTCTTCTGCATATGGGAAGGAGAATAATTGTTGTTGGTGATCTCAACATCGCGCCATCTGCAATTGATCGATGTGATGCAGGACCTGAGTTTGACAATAATGA GTTTAGAAGATGGTTCAGATCAATATTACTTGAAAATGGAGGCCAATTTTCTGATGTCTTCAGAACAAAGCATCCTGATAA AAGGGAAGCATATACATGCTGGTCGCAAAGTACAGGTGCTGAAGTATTCAACTTCGGCAGTAGAATTGACCATATTCTTTGTGCTGGTTCATGCTTACATGAATCAGATGACATGCAATGCCATAGCTTTGTAAGATGCCATGTTCAGGAGTGTGACATTTTGACACAGTATAAACGGGCTAAACCTGAAAGCATACTAAG TGCACACAGGTGGAAAGGAGGACGGAGCATTAAGCTGGAAGGATCTGATCATGCCCCAGTTTTTATGACTTTAGTTGATATTCCTGATGTCTCTTTACATAGTACTCCCTCTTTATCTTCTAGATATGTTCCCATGGTTCATGGCTTACAGCAAACTATAG TGTCAGTTTTGATGAAAAGACAAGTTTCTGAGGGCATCGAAGAACCAGTCGAAAAAACTGGTTTGCCTGCCATGTTTCCATGTGATAATAGTAATTATCCTCCAAGCCAGGGTTCTGAAGGTAGCATTTTGGAGTTCAATGatacttgtggaagttcttctcAGGAGGCTGTTTCAAAATCAGGAAGTGAATATACAAAATCAATAACCATGCAGTGCAATGTATCCAAGAAAAAGGCTAGAAATCAATGGTCCCAGCTCTCCCTTATGTCATTTTTCAAGAAAAGTTCAAATATCGAAAATGGTGCCGATGACTCTTGTACTGATAATTCAGATAATAAGACAGAAACCTCACAACCTGACCCTTGCGAACTTGAAACTCAGTCGGTGTGTGATAATAGTGACAGTCCCAAGCAATGTAGGTTGGATACTGATGCATGTGATCAGAATTTAGCTAAACTAACTGAGAGTtctataaagaaagaaaagagtaatatggCTTCACTGGAATGGCAAAGAATACATCAATTGATGCAGAACAGTATACCACTCTGCAAGGGCCATAAGGAACCATGTGTTGCTCGGGTAGTGAAGAAACAAGGACCTAATTGTGGACGCCGGTTTTACGTTTGCTCCCGTGCTGAG GGGCCTTCGTCTAACCCGGAAGCAAACTGTGGTTACTTTAAATGGGCTGCTTCAAAGTCTAGGAACGAGAAAAGCAGCCACTGA
- the LOC107623623 gene encoding calcium-dependent protein kinase 28, with the protein MGACFSASKVVSGSNTTSHHNKHKHQRHQHHQQQKQRPTHKHVPCGKRTDFGYDKDFDDRYSLGKLLGHGQFGYTYVAIDKADGHRVAVKRLDKAKMVLPIAVEDVKREVKILKALAGHENVVQFYNAFEDDSYVYIVMELCEGGELLDRILAKKNSRYSEKDAAVVVRQMLKVAAECHLHGLVHRDMKPENFLFKSTKENSPLKATDFGLSDFIKPGKKFHDIVGSAYYVAPEVLKRKSGPESDVWSIGVITYILLCGKRPFWDKTEDGIFKEVLRNKPDFRRKPWPTISSAAKDFVKKLLVKDPRARLTAAQALSHPWVREGGEASEIPIDISVLSNMRQFVKYSRLKQFALRALASTLNEEELADLRDQFDAIDVDKNGSISLEEMRQALAKDLPWKLKESRVLEILQAIDSNTDGLVDFTEFVAATLHVHQLEEHDSAKWQRRSQAAFEKFDIDKDGYITPEELRMHTGLRGSIDPLLEEADIDKDGKISLPEFRRLLRTASIGSRNLPSPSGNRRTTILE; encoded by the exons ATGGGCGCGTGCTTTTCCGCATCTAAAGTCGTTAGCGGCTCCAATACGACGTCGCATCACAACAAACACAAACACCAACGGCATCAGCATCACCAGCAGCAGAAGCAACGGCCTACGCACAAGCACGTGCCGTGCGGCAAGCGAACCGATTTCGGTTACGACAAAGACTTCGATGACCGTTACTCCCTTGGCAAGTTGTTAGGTCACGGTCAATTCGGTTACACCTATGTCGCAATTGACAAGGCCGATGGCCACCGCGTCGCCGTTAAGAGGCTCGATAAGGCAAAG ATGGTTCTTCCTATAGCTGTGGAGGACGTCAAGCGAGAGGTCAAGATACTGAAAGCACTTGCTGGCCACGAGAATGTGGTTCAGTTCTACAATGCTTTTGAAGATGATTCCTATGTGTATATAGTTATGGA gttGTGCGAGGGTGGAGAACTGCTAGATCGGATATTGGCCAA GAAGAACAGTCGGTATAGTGAAAAAGATGCCGCAGTGGTTGTCAGGCAGATGCTCAAGGTTGCTGCTGAGTGTCATCTACATGGTTTGGTACACCGTGACATGAAACCAGAG AACTTCCTTTTCAAATCAACCAAAGAAAACTCACCTTTAAAGGCTACAGATTTTGGTTTGTCAGATTTCATAAAACCTG GAAAAAAATTTCATGATATAGTTGGCAGTGCTTACTATGTTGCGCCTGAAGTTTTAAAACGCAAGTCAGGCCCTGAGTCAGATGTGTGGAGCATAGGTGTTATTACTTACATATTACTCTGTGGGAAACGTCCATTTTGGGATAAGACCGAGGATGGTATTTTCAAGGAG GTCTTACGTAACAAGCCTGATTTCCGCAGGAAACCATGGCCAACTATAAGCAGTGCAGCAAAGGATTTTGTGAAGAAATTGTTGGTAAAGGATCCTCGGGCAAGATTAACTGCTGCTCAGGCTTTGT CACATCCATGGGTTAGAGAAGGAGGAGAAGCATCGGAGATTCCTATTGATATATCAGTTCTGAGCAACATGCGCCAGTTTGTGAAGTATAGCCGGTTGAAACAATTTGCATTGAGG GCATTGGCGAGTACACTTAATGAAGAAGAGTTGGCTGATCTAAGAGATCAATTTGACGCGATTGATGTGGACAAAAATGGTTCAATTAGTCTGGAAGAGATGAGACAG GCTCTTGCTAAAGATCTACCTTGGAAGTTGAAAGAATCGCGCGTTCTAGAGATATTGCAAGCG ATAGATAGCAACACAGATGGGCTAGTGGATTTCACTGAGTTTGTGGCTGCTACATTACACGTTCACCAATTGGAGGAACATGACTCTGCAAAGTGGCAGCGACGATCACAGGCTGCTTTTGAGAAATTCGACATAGACAAGGATGGATATATTACTCCGGAGGAACTAAGAATG CATACAGGATTAAGAGGTTCAATTGATCCTCTGCTTGAGGAAGCTGACATTGACAAAGATGGAAAAATCAGCCTTCCAGAATTTCGCAGACTCCTAAGAACTGCAAGCATTGGTTCTCGGAATTTGCCAAGCCCCAGCGGCAACCGGCGCACTACGATCTTAGAATAG